In Corythoichthys intestinalis isolate RoL2023-P3 unplaced genomic scaffold, ASM3026506v1 HiC_scaffold_44, whole genome shotgun sequence, a genomic segment contains:
- the LOC130911417 gene encoding collectin-12-like, with protein MKKAQSLLFQALTVLGIWASLGRCCRPTSPPATRPPATRPPATRPPVTRPPVTVAPATVAPPTGPPVTGPPVTGPPVTVAPVTVAPATGPPLTVAPATGHPATGVPVTGPPVTVAPATVAPATGPPVTVAPATVAPPTGPPVTGPPVTGPPVTVAPATGPPLTVAPATGHPATGVPVTGPPVTVAPATVAPATGRPPTGPPVTVAPVTVAPTTGPRATGPPLTGPDKKVVSPTRRPKSAEGCQAPWRLNNQHSYCFANDSKSWDDAKRYCSSNGGHLLIIRSSAERDWLKEQLDGFDYWIGLKSPYPWKWIDGTPLKSELALWDAGEPNLQNEDCVEMGGRRGRLNDLSCTSLRRYICKRCQDSDEIMYNGIKGTCNLQVDVYQEVSEVLFKERLYAGCIIVIQGKVKPNPTKFIVHLSLGHGEDTPMRIEVDFKDGDLELLTRIGSHVDGKYVNKIVKKDSFPFAAGSDFEMTIECGDDIFRLAVGNDFEVEYENDGYDLQDIHRLLVEDDVTVTNVRLI; from the exons ATGAAGAAGGCACAATCGCTCCTTTTCCAAGCGTTGACCGTGCTTGGCATTTGGGCTTCGCTTG GACGCTGCTGCAGGCCTACGAGCCCTCCTGCTACGCGCCCTCCTGCTACGCGCCCTCCTGCTACGCGCCCTCCTGTTACGCgccctcctgttacggtcgctcctgctacggtcgctcctcctacgggccctcctgttacgggccctcctgttacgggccctcctgttacggtcgctcctgttacggtcgctcctgctacgggcCCTCCTcttacggtcgctcctgctacgggcCATCCTGCTACGGGCGTTCCTGTtacgggccctcctgttacggtcgctcctgctacggtcgctcctgctacgggccctcctgttacggtcgctcctgctacggtcgctcctcctacgggccctcctgttacgggccctcctgttacgggccctcctgttacggtcgctcctgctacgggcCCTCCTcttacggtcgctcctgctacgggcCATCCTGCTACGGGCGTTCCTGTtacgggccctcctgttacggtcgctcctgctacggtcgctcctgctacgggcCGTCCTCctacgggccctcctgttacggtagctcctgttacggtcgctcctACTACGGGCCCTCGTGCTACGGGCCCTCCTCTTACGGGCCCTGATAAGAAGGTTGTATCGCCTACTCGACGGCCCAAGTCTGCTGAGGGCTGTCAGGCACCCTGGCGGCTCAACAACCAACATAGTTACTGCTTTGCCAATGACTCTAAATCTTGGGATGATGCCAAACGCTACTGTTCATCCAATGGGGGGCACCTGCTGATAATCCGGAGCAGCGCGGAGAGG GACTGGTTGAAAGAGCAACTCGATGGCTTTGACTACTGGATCGGCCTGAAGAGCCCATACCCGTGGAAGTGGATTGACGGAACTCCTTTGAAATCAGAACTAGC GCTCTGGGATGCAGGTGAGCCTAACCTCCAAAATGAAGACTGTGTTGAGATGGGGGGACGTCGAGGTCGCTTGAACGACCTCTCCTGCACCTCCCTTAGACGTTACATCTGCAAGCGATGCCAAG ATAGCGATGAGATTATGTACAACGGCATTAAAGGCACTTGCAACCTCCAAGTGGATGTGTACCAG GAAGTTTCCGAAGTGCTGTTCAAAGAGCGTCTATACGCTGGCTGCATCATCGTCATCCAAGGAAAAGTGAAGCCGAACCCAACCAA GTTTATCGTCCACCTATCTTTGGGCCACGGTGAAGACACCCCGATGCGCATCGAAGTTGATTTCAAAGATGGGGACCTTGAGCTATTGACCCGCATCGGGAGTCATGTTGATGGAAAGTATGTCAACAAGATCGTCAAAAAGGACTCCTTCCCCTTCGCAGCCGGAAGCGACTTTGAG ATGACCATCGAGTGCGGCGACGACATTTTCCGCTTGGCCGTCGGCAACGACTTTGAGGTGGAATACGAGAATGATGGTTATGATCTGCAAGATATCCACAGGCTGTTGGTGGAGGATGATGTGACAGTCACCAACGTCAGGCTGATTTGA